One Polyangiaceae bacterium DNA window includes the following coding sequences:
- a CDS encoding ABC transporter ATP-binding protein — translation MSTPAISFEQPESAPRSGVRVLIDHAKRFFPGSGLVLDDISLDIAAGSFVALLGPSGCGKSTLLRIIAGLDQADQGTVSLQPPADSGHPRIAYVFQDAHLLPWRTVLENVTLPLQLLGTPKAERRADAMAALAKVGLADAAERVPAELSGGMKMRVSLARALVTRPQILLLDEPFAALDEITRQKLDDQLRALWLEHDMTVLFVTHSNAEAAYLAERCIVLSPRPAKVVLDTPIRLPRTRHASLRAEASFAKVLGPLYDALAKAGAA, via the coding sequence ATGAGTACCCCCGCCATTTCATTCGAGCAACCAGAATCGGCACCGCGTTCGGGCGTTCGTGTCCTCATCGACCACGCCAAGCGGTTTTTCCCTGGCAGCGGCCTCGTGCTCGACGACATCTCGCTCGATATTGCGGCCGGCTCGTTCGTCGCCCTGCTCGGTCCTTCGGGGTGTGGCAAATCGACGCTCCTGCGTATCATCGCGGGGCTCGACCAAGCCGACCAGGGCACGGTTTCTTTGCAGCCGCCTGCGGATTCGGGTCACCCGCGCATTGCGTACGTTTTTCAAGACGCACACCTTTTGCCATGGCGCACCGTCCTCGAAAATGTGACCCTTCCTCTGCAGCTCCTTGGAACGCCCAAGGCCGAGCGGCGCGCCGACGCAATGGCCGCGCTCGCCAAAGTCGGCCTTGCCGATGCAGCGGAACGCGTGCCCGCGGAATTGTCGGGCGGCATGAAAATGCGCGTATCGCTCGCGCGAGCCCTCGTCACGCGTCCGCAAATTCTCTTGCTCGACGAACCCTTTGCAGCGCTCGATGAAATCACCCGCCAAAAACTCGACGACCAGCTTCGCGCCTTGTGGCTCGAACATGACATGACCGTCCTTTTCGTCACCCATTCCAATGCGGAAGCTGCATACCTTGCCGAGCGTTGTATCGTGCTTTCACCGCGCCCGGCCAAAGTCGTCCTCGATACGCCCATTCGATTGCCTCGCACGCGTCATGCGTCCTTGCGCGCGGAGGCCAGCTTCGCCAAAGTGCTCGGCCCCCTCTACGACGCCCTCGCGAAAGCTGGTGCTGCGTGA
- a CDS encoding glycosyltransferase family 39 protein has product MLIQILLYGHGRDQGIYSVVARTVLEGGMPYRDAWDFKPPGIFLVYAVARAVFGSGEWPIRALEVLGVALTCLGLVELTRRHWNNTQMGLMAAVIMTFAHAQLDFWHTSQPESFGGMLTIAALLFAPRPNKATTNRDWFVAGCLFGIAGLLKPPLAGGAIVPLLVHAWTNARSTDPPAPWKATLRAMIRPTLMVAAGGATPIVLCLLWFAARGALGDLYRVLFVFTPHYTALGWKDATVTGMCYYAFTEWLQHYGSVPTVGLLLALGFGIGKKERPFTALVLGIVAMHLIGVAMQGKFFPYHYGATWPLTAIVAAFGYFRLWGVATSRRARIAYGVFIVIVVFCRSATKDVPDSYLTRTKKRVAVLAGGLRDQRTLDELASIADVSAVRNRAVADLLREKVPDDRSVYVWGFEPQIYDMSGRKAASRYIYNVAQRVEWAKHEHRAVLMDELQKNPPAAIVVERHDVFPMVTGNALGSADSLKDFDALKTLIDEKYTHLTTIHDMDVFIERQ; this is encoded by the coding sequence TTGCTCATTCAAATCCTCCTCTACGGGCACGGTCGCGACCAAGGCATCTATTCCGTTGTCGCTCGTACAGTGCTCGAAGGCGGCATGCCTTACCGCGATGCCTGGGATTTCAAACCGCCGGGCATCTTCCTCGTTTATGCCGTCGCTCGCGCCGTATTCGGTTCCGGCGAATGGCCCATTCGGGCGCTCGAAGTCTTGGGAGTCGCATTGACGTGCCTCGGCCTCGTCGAGCTCACCCGGCGTCATTGGAACAATACGCAAATGGGTCTGATGGCTGCCGTCATCATGACGTTTGCCCACGCGCAACTCGACTTTTGGCACACATCACAGCCCGAATCGTTCGGCGGCATGCTCACCATTGCCGCATTACTCTTTGCACCACGTCCGAACAAGGCGACGACGAATCGAGATTGGTTTGTCGCGGGATGTTTGTTCGGTATCGCGGGCCTCTTGAAACCACCGCTCGCGGGGGGCGCCATCGTACCGCTTCTCGTGCATGCGTGGACGAATGCTCGATCGACCGATCCGCCCGCGCCCTGGAAAGCGACGCTTCGGGCCATGATTCGGCCGACGCTCATGGTCGCTGCGGGAGGCGCCACGCCCATCGTTTTGTGCCTTCTGTGGTTTGCAGCGCGCGGGGCTTTGGGTGATTTGTACCGCGTTTTATTCGTCTTCACGCCGCATTATACGGCGCTCGGATGGAAAGACGCGACCGTGACGGGCATGTGTTATTATGCATTCACGGAATGGCTCCAGCATTATGGCAGCGTCCCGACCGTGGGCCTACTCTTGGCGCTCGGTTTTGGCATCGGTAAAAAGGAAAGACCGTTCACAGCGCTCGTGCTGGGCATCGTGGCCATGCATCTCATTGGCGTCGCGATGCAAGGAAAGTTTTTCCCGTACCATTACGGAGCGACCTGGCCGCTCACGGCGATCGTTGCAGCATTCGGGTACTTTCGCCTTTGGGGCGTGGCCACCTCCCGACGAGCTCGAATTGCATATGGTGTATTCATCGTGATTGTCGTCTTTTGTCGAAGCGCGACGAAAGACGTTCCCGACTCCTACTTGACGCGCACGAAAAAGCGCGTCGCTGTGCTTGCGGGGGGACTTCGTGATCAGCGCACCCTGGACGAACTTGCGAGCATTGCGGACGTCAGCGCCGTGAGAAACCGCGCCGTGGCGGATTTGCTTCGGGAAAAGGTCCCTGACGACAGGTCCGTTTACGTGTGGGGGTTCGAGCCGCAAATTTACGACATGTCGGGCCGAAAAGCGGCGTCGCGCTACATCTACAACGTCGCGCAACGCGTGGAATGGGCGAAACACGAACACCGCGCCGTTTTGATGGACGAATTGCAAAAAAATCCCCCCGCCGCCATCGTCGTCGAACGTCACGACGTCTTCCCCATGGTCACGGGCAATGCCCTCGGTTCAGCCGATTCTTTGAAAGATTTCGATGCGTTGAAAACGCTCATCGACGAAAAGTACACGCACCTCACCACCATTCACGACATGGACGTTTTCATCGAGCGCCAATGA
- a CDS encoding ribose-phosphate pyrophosphokinase yields MMARHLLFTISSYGYLEPAFLDAGAFDRGQIVHKTFPDGERYLRVADDPWGRDVVLLGGTPSDLDWLELYDLGYAISRGGARSLSIVMPYFGYATMERAVLPGEVVTAKTRARLVSAIPPCEGGTRVYLFDLHTDGIPFYFGDSHVTHHLYGAPIVTDTLRKVMNGRDYILGATDAGRAKWVQSLARDLDVEPAFVYKKRDPESGKLAITGVNADVRGREVVIYDDMIRTGSSLIQAAMAYTHAGARKCHAIASHLILPPGALDKLRATGLFEHILGTNSHPGSQQLGDVPGAIASVAPVFVKAIDRTHRV; encoded by the coding sequence ATCATGGCCCGACATCTTCTGTTCACCATCTCCTCGTACGGGTACCTGGAGCCGGCATTTCTCGATGCAGGAGCGTTCGATCGCGGTCAGATCGTGCACAAGACGTTCCCCGACGGCGAGCGGTATCTGCGCGTTGCGGACGATCCCTGGGGCCGCGACGTCGTTTTGCTCGGCGGCACGCCCAGCGACCTCGATTGGCTCGAGCTGTACGACTTGGGGTATGCCATCAGTCGCGGTGGAGCTCGGTCGTTATCCATCGTCATGCCCTATTTTGGTTATGCCACGATGGAGCGCGCGGTATTGCCCGGCGAAGTCGTCACGGCGAAAACGCGCGCGCGCCTCGTATCGGCCATTCCGCCGTGTGAAGGTGGAACGCGCGTGTATCTTTTCGATTTGCACACGGATGGCATTCCGTTCTACTTCGGCGATAGCCACGTCACGCACCATTTGTATGGCGCACCCATCGTCACCGACACCCTTCGCAAAGTCATGAATGGTCGTGATTACATTCTTGGAGCAACCGATGCGGGACGGGCCAAGTGGGTGCAAAGTCTTGCGCGGGACCTCGATGTCGAGCCGGCCTTCGTGTACAAAAAACGCGATCCCGAATCGGGCAAACTTGCCATCACGGGTGTCAATGCCGATGTCCGAGGCCGTGAAGTGGTGATTTACGACGACATGATCCGCACCGGTTCCTCGCTGATCCAAGCTGCCATGGCATACACCCATGCAGGCGCTCGCAAGTGCCACGCCATTGCCAGTCACCTCATTTTGCCACCAGGCGCGCTCGACAAATTGCGAGCGACCGGTTTGTTCGAGCACATTCTGGGGACGAATTCGCATCCAGGAAGCCAACAACTTGGCGATGTTCCAGGCGCCATCGCGTCGGTCGCGCCCGTGTTCGTCAAAGCGATTGACAGGACGCATCGAGTTTGA
- a CDS encoding class I SAM-dependent methyltransferase, producing the protein MPLDALWPSFPTNRILQQDADIIAVDKPPFLPTHAPERSDDVFRRLSEYFTIETKSVGYLGVHQRLERDVSGVLVFTKRREANRSVAEQMERRRVKRTYHAIVSGTPGMPGRGKPPEYGTLRHRLVSVSGTHRVLPSTAREGELSTISFRVLERIGNRTLLALSPEPGCIVDLPAQLGAEGAPLAGDIERGGEPAHRLGLHLAELVMVHPQHGKPVELRAPLPAFFRDWLDAKDPLGNAEIIERRLREAAERRIGIARLEGTDCFRLANAEADGVPGVTVDRYGDFLVVSLYDEPAIAAREHVFDAALALGAAGVYVKNRPRHASRIVDAHREEFAPKTPVRGEAAPEPMIVHELGVPFEVHLGEGLSTGIFLDQRENRRRVREMAKGLSVANLFAYTGAFSVAAAAGGAKSTLTVDVSRGVLEWAKRNLDRIGADPAKHAVLEADVMKWLGHGAKKDGPFDLVILDPPSFATTKQSRFSAESDYKKLAAMAMRVLSPGGKLLACTNHKGIGHGKFRRALQDAAREAGRNIAQMKPWPDPEDVPAEPGKEAQLKSVFVVLDGASRR; encoded by the coding sequence GTGCCCCTCGACGCCCTCTGGCCATCCTTTCCGACAAACCGCATCCTGCAGCAGGATGCGGACATCATTGCGGTCGACAAGCCTCCGTTTCTCCCGACGCACGCGCCCGAACGAAGCGACGACGTCTTCCGTCGTCTGTCGGAGTATTTCACGATTGAAACGAAATCCGTCGGCTACCTCGGCGTCCACCAGCGGCTCGAACGCGACGTCTCCGGCGTGCTCGTTTTTACCAAGCGACGCGAAGCAAACCGCAGCGTTGCCGAACAAATGGAACGTCGTCGCGTCAAGCGGACGTACCATGCCATCGTATCCGGCACGCCGGGTATGCCCGGCCGCGGCAAACCTCCCGAATACGGCACGCTTCGTCACCGGCTCGTTTCCGTTTCCGGCACGCACCGCGTTCTTCCTTCGACCGCGCGCGAGGGCGAGCTTTCCACGATATCGTTTCGCGTGCTCGAACGGATTGGCAACCGCACGCTGCTCGCGCTTTCGCCCGAGCCTGGCTGCATCGTCGATTTGCCCGCGCAGCTCGGAGCGGAAGGCGCGCCGCTAGCCGGCGACATCGAACGAGGCGGCGAGCCTGCTCATCGTCTGGGCCTGCACCTTGCCGAGCTCGTCATGGTGCATCCGCAACATGGTAAGCCTGTCGAGCTGCGTGCGCCATTGCCGGCGTTTTTCCGAGATTGGCTGGATGCCAAAGACCCGCTCGGCAATGCCGAAATCATCGAACGACGCCTCCGCGAAGCAGCCGAACGACGCATCGGCATCGCGCGTCTCGAAGGCACCGATTGTTTTCGTTTGGCCAATGCCGAAGCCGACGGCGTCCCAGGCGTCACCGTCGATCGTTATGGTGACTTTCTCGTCGTATCGCTCTACGACGAACCTGCCATCGCCGCGCGCGAACACGTTTTCGATGCGGCGTTGGCGCTCGGCGCAGCCGGCGTCTACGTCAAAAACCGCCCGCGTCATGCAAGTCGAATCGTCGATGCGCATCGTGAAGAGTTTGCTCCGAAGACGCCCGTTCGAGGCGAAGCGGCGCCCGAGCCAATGATCGTTCACGAGCTTGGTGTGCCCTTCGAAGTGCACCTTGGGGAAGGTTTGTCCACGGGCATTTTCCTCGACCAGCGGGAAAACCGGCGGCGCGTGCGCGAAATGGCAAAAGGTTTGTCGGTTGCCAATTTGTTTGCATACACTGGCGCGTTTTCCGTGGCAGCCGCTGCGGGCGGGGCCAAGTCGACGCTCACGGTGGACGTATCCCGCGGCGTGCTCGAATGGGCCAAGCGGAACCTCGATCGAATTGGCGCAGACCCGGCGAAACACGCGGTGCTCGAAGCGGACGTCATGAAATGGCTCGGGCATGGAGCGAAAAAGGATGGACCGTTCGACCTGGTCATTCTGGACCCGCCGAGTTTCGCCACGACGAAACAGAGCCGATTTTCCGCGGAGAGTGATTACAAGAAACTTGCAGCCATGGCCATGCGCGTGCTTTCGCCCGGAGGTAAGCTTCTGGCCTGCACGAACCACAAGGGCATTGGTCATGGGAAATTTCGCCGAGCTTTGCAGGATGCTGCGCGTGAAGCCGGCCGCAACATTGCTCAAATGAAACCTTGGCCCGATCCGGAAGACGTGCCGGCCGAGCCCGGAAAAGAAGCACAGTTGAAATCGGTATTCGTCGTCCTGGATGGAGCATCTCGCCGCTGA
- a CDS encoding outer membrane lipoprotein carrier protein LolA, whose protein sequence is MHFRLVLALPVLLLTACQDDPPPLPPTTMQPLSAAPLDVASAAPSASVAPLVSAEPAPIASAAPSASTAPSALPTAEKKSAAPSATAKAEPAPKKDPVKEPAEPAPAAPSASAIASVAPPTAAPSPADLVAAQIDSVFLDKKTFSAKFKQEHTQKVAGVTKKSSGVFFFERPNKMSFRYDAPSTNRIVSDGTTLKVYIGDDKQMFVQPVDKTEYPGAFAFLMGKGLAPSFNFGFNDKAKFDGGPVLLGKPRQPTPHYDSVLFYVDKTLLEKKDPGVIRRILLIDAQGNRNRFDLEGATQPEKIDPAEFTFTPPPGTNITQN, encoded by the coding sequence ATGCATTTTCGCCTCGTTCTCGCCCTGCCCGTGCTTCTCTTGACGGCCTGCCAAGACGATCCGCCGCCCTTGCCTCCCACGACAATGCAACCGCTTTCCGCCGCGCCGCTCGACGTGGCAAGTGCGGCACCTTCGGCATCGGTCGCTCCTTTGGTGTCCGCTGAACCGGCGCCGATTGCATCCGCGGCACCTTCGGCATCGACTGCGCCGAGTGCGTTGCCCACTGCAGAAAAGAAAAGCGCAGCACCGAGCGCCACGGCGAAAGCCGAACCTGCTCCGAAGAAAGACCCCGTCAAAGAACCCGCAGAACCTGCACCGGCGGCGCCGTCGGCATCGGCCATTGCATCCGTCGCGCCGCCTACCGCAGCGCCCAGTCCGGCCGACCTGGTGGCAGCACAAATCGATTCGGTTTTTCTCGACAAGAAAACGTTTTCGGCAAAATTCAAACAAGAACATACGCAAAAAGTCGCCGGCGTGACGAAAAAATCCTCGGGCGTTTTTTTCTTCGAACGTCCGAACAAGATGTCATTCCGTTATGATGCTCCAAGCACCAATCGTATCGTTTCCGACGGGACGACGCTGAAAGTGTACATTGGCGACGACAAACAGATGTTCGTCCAACCCGTGGACAAGACGGAATATCCTGGCGCATTTGCCTTCCTGATGGGCAAGGGCCTCGCGCCGTCGTTCAACTTTGGATTCAACGACAAGGCGAAATTCGATGGCGGACCGGTTCTTTTGGGCAAACCGCGACAACCTACGCCGCATTATGATTCGGTGCTCTTCTACGTCGACAAAACCCTCTTGGAAAAGAAAGATCCCGGCGTGATACGGCGCATCCTCCTCATCGACGCCCAAGGCAATCGAAATCGCTTCGACCTCGAAGGAGCCACGCAGCCCGAAAAGATCGATCCGGCCGAATTCACGTTCACGCCTCCGCCTGGTACGAACATCACCCAGAACTGA
- a CDS encoding serine protease: protein MRTSIATFLAAQSMLDHTARMRSGTALLASILPVALLFGCSSSTESTSKPKTANAAKPESIAQPEPQTPPDKLERSALKTVLPSGLPWILRRVWPEEVVREGKFIGWRLVAIPEEWLGLDVRPDDIVTRVNGKTIETPEQLWDAWTSLATATELRVTYERMGATKEFVLPIAGEPAPELLASLTNPSPPPRKASAKRGTIVIESRDPTGDPNRD, encoded by the coding sequence ATGAGAACTTCGATCGCAACATTCTTGGCAGCACAGTCGATGCTCGATCATACTGCACGCATGCGCTCCGGTACCGCACTATTGGCCAGCATCCTTCCCGTGGCACTGCTCTTCGGCTGCTCGTCGAGCACCGAGTCCACTTCCAAGCCGAAGACGGCAAACGCTGCGAAACCCGAAAGCATCGCGCAGCCGGAACCGCAAACGCCCCCGGACAAACTCGAACGCTCCGCGCTGAAGACCGTGCTTCCGAGCGGACTTCCGTGGATCCTGCGGCGCGTGTGGCCGGAAGAAGTCGTGCGCGAGGGCAAGTTCATCGGATGGCGGCTCGTGGCGATTCCTGAAGAGTGGCTGGGGCTCGACGTGCGACCGGATGACATCGTGACGCGCGTCAACGGCAAAACGATCGAGACGCCCGAGCAGCTTTGGGATGCGTGGACATCGCTCGCGACGGCGACCGAGCTGCGCGTCACGTACGAGCGCATGGGCGCGACGAAGGAGTTCGTCCTGCCGATTGCGGGCGAACCGGCTCCCGAGCTTTTGGCGTCGCTCACGAATCCGTCCCCGCCTCCGCGCAAGGCGTCGGCCAAACGCGGAACGATCGTCATTGAAAGCCGCGACCCCACAGGTGATCCGAATCGGGATTGA
- the modB gene encoding molybdate ABC transporter permease subunit, with the protein MANCQRRRNIGAVDVPEPFPIALSLRVAATALLFVAPAGLGLALLQARHRYPGRPFVDAVLLLPLVLPPSVIGYFLVLVFGRHGVGGRLFEELFGLRFVFTSAGAVLAAAVVALPILVKTAQPSIEAVPKSLEDVARSLGLGPWEVLFRVTLPLSWRGIVAAVVLAFSRAIGEFGATLMLAGHIRGRTNTMSLEIFAALQEGDEARAGFYVAILTLISVTVVLMAGRLGPRDASV; encoded by the coding sequence ATGGCGAACTGCCAGAGACGTCGTAACATCGGCGCGGTGGACGTTCCCGAGCCGTTTCCTATCGCACTTTCGCTTCGAGTGGCGGCGACGGCGCTCCTTTTCGTAGCGCCCGCGGGACTCGGGCTCGCGCTGCTCCAGGCTAGGCATCGATATCCCGGACGCCCCTTCGTCGATGCCGTTTTGCTTCTGCCGCTCGTGCTTCCTCCTTCGGTGATCGGTTATTTTTTGGTGCTCGTGTTCGGACGTCATGGCGTCGGGGGGCGGCTCTTCGAAGAGCTTTTCGGGCTTCGTTTCGTGTTCACATCCGCGGGAGCCGTCTTGGCAGCGGCCGTCGTGGCATTGCCGATCTTGGTCAAGACTGCGCAGCCATCGATCGAAGCCGTGCCGAAGTCGCTCGAGGATGTCGCTCGTTCGCTCGGCCTTGGCCCGTGGGAAGTGCTCTTCCGGGTGACGTTGCCTCTGTCGTGGCGCGGGATTGTCGCGGCGGTGGTTCTTGCATTTTCCCGCGCGATTGGTGAATTTGGTGCGACGTTGATGCTTGCCGGGCACATTCGTGGACGAACCAATACGATGTCGCTCGAGATATTCGCCGCGCTCCAGGAAGGTGACGAGGCGCGAGCTGGGTTTTACGTGGCCATATTGACATTGATTTCGGTCACGGTCGTGCTCATGGCGGGACGTCTCGGTCCAAGGGACGCATCCGTATGA
- a CDS encoding ATP-binding cassette domain-containing protein, translating to MMDERVDPVLDVDFALRVGRPADGLEVDVRFVLDRGVAVLFGPSGAGKTLTLRAIAGFVKPERGVLRARGAALFHAEQRAFVRAEARKLGYVPQDQGLFPHLDVLGNVTFGLDRAERKKPGPEVDATLSELGLSKMKHSRVSSLSGGERQRVALARALVARPELLLLDEPLSALDRASRLEIQRYLREVLDKRKLSAVVVTHDAEEAEALGDLFVRFERDGQRSRARATETLVRVHAAAGH from the coding sequence ATGATGGACGAACGAGTCGATCCAGTGCTCGATGTCGACTTTGCGCTTCGTGTGGGGCGACCTGCGGACGGGCTCGAAGTCGACGTGCGATTCGTTCTCGACCGAGGCGTTGCCGTTTTGTTTGGACCTTCGGGAGCTGGGAAAACCCTGACGCTCCGGGCCATTGCGGGGTTTGTCAAACCTGAACGAGGCGTCTTACGGGCTCGGGGGGCGGCCTTGTTTCATGCCGAGCAGCGTGCCTTCGTCCGAGCGGAAGCGCGAAAGTTGGGGTATGTGCCGCAAGATCAAGGCCTCTTCCCGCACCTCGACGTCCTTGGAAACGTCACGTTTGGATTGGATCGAGCCGAGCGGAAAAAGCCGGGGCCGGAGGTCGACGCTACGCTTTCGGAGCTTGGTTTGTCCAAAATGAAGCATTCACGAGTTTCGTCGCTCTCCGGAGGCGAACGGCAGCGAGTCGCTTTGGCTCGAGCGCTCGTGGCGCGTCCGGAATTGCTGCTGCTCGACGAACCACTGTCGGCGCTCGATCGAGCATCCAGGCTGGAGATTCAACGATACTTGCGCGAAGTGCTCGACAAGCGAAAGCTATCGGCGGTCGTCGTCACACACGACGCGGAGGAGGCCGAGGCGCTTGGGGATTTGTTCGTGCGCTTCGAAAGGGACGGGCAGAGGAGCAGAGCGCGTGCTACGGAGACGCTCGTTCGCGTGCACGCAGCCGCGGGTCATTGA